One Pseudodesulfovibrio cashew DNA window includes the following coding sequences:
- a CDS encoding dual CXXC motif small (seleno)protein: protein MFTQRKRSWQARGMECEKCGLDLTAYRGCREVTLRCPKCGKIYDLRAYAEAMDDEFEEEMGFVPMDRI, encoded by the coding sequence ATGTTCACCCAGCGCAAACGTTCCTGGCAGGCCCGGGGCATGGAGTGCGAAAAGTGCGGGCTGGATCTGACCGCCTATCGGGGGTGCAGGGAAGTGACCCTGCGCTGTCCCAAGTGCGGCAAGATATACGACCTGCGCGCCTATGCCGAAGCGATGGATGACGAATTCGAGGAGGAAATGGGTTTTGTTCCCATGGACAGGATCTGA
- a CDS encoding lytic murein transglycosylase produces MFPWTGSDLSAKRIKVAAIVFALAAIFICAMVKTSPAGENVWAPLTDRLVADGFDRAYITPLFSNTKPTFSPEIMARKMNALLKSKLSAAKPAKREKPKAMQRYLNPILIAGAYSFYRENRDELARIEKRYQVPGDLLTALMLVETKLGRQVGDHNALGILANMAIASDFELIRPHIRRDVPEELQGWLERRTGQKASWGYGELKSLLTYARKNGADPLTIPSSMYGAIGLCQFIPSSALAYGVDGSGDGKVDLFDTRDALYSMANFIRKHGWKPGLDHEAQVKIVYRYNHSESYALTILEVADRIRKTDEFFGD; encoded by the coding sequence TTGTTCCCATGGACAGGATCTGATCTCTCCGCCAAGCGTATTAAGGTGGCGGCCATCGTTTTTGCGTTGGCCGCCATTTTCATTTGCGCCATGGTGAAAACCTCCCCCGCGGGGGAGAACGTCTGGGCTCCGCTGACCGACCGTCTGGTTGCGGATGGCTTTGACCGCGCTTACATCACCCCTCTCTTTTCCAATACCAAGCCCACCTTTTCGCCGGAAATCATGGCCCGCAAGATGAATGCGTTGCTGAAAAGCAAGCTTTCGGCGGCAAAACCGGCCAAGCGTGAAAAGCCCAAGGCAATGCAGCGCTACCTCAACCCTATCCTCATTGCAGGGGCCTACAGCTTTTATCGGGAAAATCGGGATGAATTGGCTCGAATCGAAAAGCGGTACCAGGTGCCGGGAGACCTGCTGACAGCGCTCATGCTGGTGGAGACCAAACTGGGCAGGCAGGTGGGCGACCACAACGCGCTAGGGATTCTGGCCAATATGGCCATAGCCAGTGATTTCGAATTGATCCGACCGCATATCCGCAGGGATGTGCCCGAAGAGTTGCAGGGGTGGCTGGAGCGTCGTACAGGGCAGAAGGCCTCTTGGGGATATGGGGAGCTCAAGTCGCTGCTTACCTACGCGCGCAAAAATGGGGCGGACCCGCTGACTATTCCCAGCTCCATGTATGGGGCCATCGGGTTGTGCCAGTTCATTCCCTCATCCGCCCTGGCTTACGGCGTGGACGGCTCCGGTGACGGCAAAGTGGACCTTTTCGATACGCGGGACGCATTGTACAGCATGGCCAATTTCATCAGGAAGCACGGCTGGAAGCCGGGGCTTGACCATGAGGCACAGGTCAAGATCGTTTATCGGTACAATCATTCCGAGAGCTACGCCCTGACCATCCTGGAAGTAGCAGATCGGATTCGAAAGACCGACGAATTTTTCGGCGACTAA